From Desulfovibrio legallii, one genomic window encodes:
- a CDS encoding methyl-accepting chemotaxis protein, whose amino-acid sequence MSHSIRMALLLAISVVVLFVQSSLIGVVAKLSYEANVDARTHEMGLVVETIAKSMGDFGEQLSTLVNGAAKTPQVRHYLETGEGGEGVGGFIAAMSQSSASINTLYVFDATGQQQVVTTQGKLVEKHSNLAHREYVRAALDGKPGFSTTPTKSFVTGKIIVSVTAPVLDKAGKVLGGIGMSYAIDELEKNYIKSVKIGQTGYPYIVSPKGIFVAHPDSSLALQDRSDKPGVREMLAAPSGQGVPYVRKGEANMLSWATVPHWGWRVGLTMDMDEIQAPARQQRNVMLGLGAGAIVLLVCISLWALEKVVIRPLHQLEAYAGVVAGGDLNASLDLRLKNEIGKLADALRTMVANLKAKIAEADENTRKAQEESERAAQATAEAETARAAAERAKAEGMLQAADQLEGVVTTVSTASEQLSAQVEQSSRGAERQSARASETATAMEEMNATVMEVARNAAEAADSAKTAKTKAADGAGVVAQVVDGIGHLREQALGLKDEMTVLGQQAESIGQILGVISDIADQTNLLALNAAIEAARAGEAGRGFAVVADEVRKLAEKTMTATKQVGDAIHEIQSGTRKNVDNVEQVVEVVVSTTDLAGKSGAALHEIVSLVDATAQQVQSIATAAEEQSAASEEINHSIEDVNRVSAETAEAMRHAAGSVSDMARQAQVLRDLIEQMKRG is encoded by the coding sequence ATGTCTCATAGTATCAGAATGGCATTGTTGTTGGCGATCAGCGTTGTTGTATTGTTTGTCCAATCCTCCCTCATCGGCGTGGTGGCCAAATTGTCCTACGAAGCCAATGTGGACGCCCGCACGCATGAGATGGGGCTGGTGGTGGAAACCATCGCCAAATCCATGGGGGATTTCGGCGAGCAGTTGTCCACCCTGGTCAATGGCGCGGCCAAAACCCCCCAGGTGCGCCATTACCTGGAAACCGGCGAAGGCGGCGAAGGCGTGGGCGGTTTTATCGCCGCCATGTCCCAATCCTCTGCCAGCATCAACACCCTGTATGTTTTTGACGCCACCGGGCAACAGCAGGTCGTCACCACTCAAGGCAAACTGGTGGAAAAACACAGCAACCTGGCGCACCGCGAATACGTGCGTGCGGCTCTGGACGGCAAGCCCGGCTTCAGCACCACCCCTACCAAGAGTTTTGTTACCGGCAAGATTATCGTCAGCGTGACCGCGCCGGTGCTGGACAAGGCCGGTAAGGTGCTGGGCGGCATCGGTATGTCCTACGCCATTGACGAATTGGAAAAAAATTATATCAAAAGCGTCAAAATAGGCCAGACGGGCTATCCGTACATCGTTTCCCCCAAGGGGATCTTTGTGGCCCACCCGGACAGCAGCCTGGCCCTGCAGGACCGCAGCGACAAGCCTGGCGTGCGTGAAATGCTGGCCGCGCCTTCCGGCCAGGGCGTGCCCTATGTGCGCAAGGGCGAGGCCAATATGCTGTCCTGGGCCACTGTGCCCCACTGGGGCTGGAGAGTGGGCCTGACCATGGATATGGATGAAATCCAGGCTCCGGCCCGGCAGCAGCGCAATGTCATGCTGGGCCTGGGGGCGGGCGCCATTGTGCTGTTAGTGTGCATCTCTTTGTGGGCGCTGGAAAAGGTGGTCATCCGTCCCCTGCACCAGCTGGAAGCCTACGCCGGCGTGGTGGCCGGCGGTGACCTCAACGCCAGCCTGGACCTGCGTCTGAAGAATGAAATAGGCAAACTGGCTGACGCCCTGCGCACCATGGTGGCTAACCTCAAAGCCAAAATTGCCGAGGCCGACGAAAATACCCGCAAGGCGCAGGAGGAATCGGAACGCGCCGCCCAGGCCACAGCCGAGGCCGAAACCGCCCGCGCCGCGGCCGAACGGGCCAAGGCCGAGGGCATGCTTCAGGCCGCGGACCAGCTGGAAGGCGTGGTGACCACGGTGAGCACCGCCTCTGAGCAGCTCTCCGCCCAGGTGGAGCAGTCCAGCCGCGGGGCCGAGCGCCAGAGCGCCCGGGCCAGCGAAACCGCCACGGCCATGGAAGAAATGAACGCCACAGTCATGGAAGTGGCCCGCAACGCCGCCGAAGCCGCGGATTCGGCCAAGACAGCCAAAACCAAGGCTGCGGACGGCGCGGGCGTGGTGGCCCAGGTGGTGGACGGCATCGGCCACCTGCGCGAACAGGCCCTGGGCCTTAAGGACGAAATGACCGTGCTGGGCCAGCAGGCCGAAAGCATCGGCCAGATCCTGGGCGTTATCTCCGACATTGCGGACCAGACCAACCTCTTGGCCCTCAACGCGGCCATTGAAGCCGCCCGCGCGGGCGAAGCCGGGCGCGGCTTTGCCGTGGTGGCCGATGAGGTGCGCAAACTGGCCGAAAAAACCATGACCGCCACCAAGCAGGTGGGCGACGCCATCCACGAAATCCAGTCCGGCACGCGCAAAAACGTGGACAATGTGGAGCAGGTGGTGGAAGTGGTGGTCAGTACCACAGATCTGGCCGGAAAGTCCGGCGCAGCTCTGCACGAGATTGTCTCCCTGGTGGACGCCACGGCCCAGCAGGTGCAGTCCATTGCCACCGCGGCCGAAGAACAGTCCGCCGCCAGCGAGGAAATCAACCACTCCATAGAGGACGTGAACCGCGTCTCCGCCGAAACCGCCGAGGCCATGCGCCACGCCGCCGGCTCTGTCTCGGACATGGCCCGCCAGGCCCAGGTGCTGCGCGACCTCATCGAACAGATGAAGCGGGGGTAG
- a CDS encoding peptide-binding protein has protein sequence MEKIFFERSINRRVLLAAAVLVLLCTAALCPAAASSTGQGGKGEAAAAFGAPVDGGRILFGSIGEASNLIPYLTADAASHEIADLLYVAPLRYDKNLRPEPWAAESWSLEDGGKRLRFTLRKGILWEDGEELTTADVAFTCKLAADPATGSPYAEDFLRIKELRVIDRYTFEAVYDQFFARAVATWMNPILPKHILEGQNIRSTDFARKPIGAGPYRLTSWESGSRMVLTASPTYFMGRPHINKVVYRIIPDTATMFMETRAGRLDVMDLSPLQYLRQTSGPVWEREFRKYRYLASMYVFLGFNLEHPFFKDVRVRRAISLALDRDALVKGVLLGQGIPAFGPFKPGSWANHPTLQPVRQNLAAARALLAQAGFADRNHDGILERDGKPLAFTILTNQGNEQRILTATVIQSQLRAVGVEVHIRTVEWAAFIREFVNKGRFDAVLLGWTIPQDPDIYQVWHSSQAVEGGLNFTHYRNPEVDKLLEEARSLPDQGRRARLYWRIQEILDREQPYCFLFVPYALPVVQRRFQGIEPALAGIMYNFEQWWVPKELQRSALEP, from the coding sequence ATGGAAAAAATATTTTTTGAGCGCTCAATCAATCGGCGGGTTCTGCTGGCGGCGGCTGTGCTGGTTCTGCTCTGCACGGCGGCATTGTGCCCGGCGGCGGCTTCCTCCACGGGGCAGGGCGGCAAGGGCGAGGCTGCGGCCGCCTTTGGCGCGCCCGTGGACGGCGGGCGCATCCTTTTCGGCTCCATAGGTGAGGCCTCCAACCTCATCCCTTACCTTACGGCGGACGCGGCCTCGCACGAGATTGCGGACCTGCTCTATGTGGCGCCCCTGCGCTACGATAAAAACCTGCGGCCAGAGCCCTGGGCCGCAGAGAGCTGGAGCCTGGAGGACGGCGGCAAGCGCCTGCGCTTTACCCTGCGCAAGGGCATCCTCTGGGAGGACGGGGAGGAGCTGACCACGGCAGACGTGGCCTTTACCTGCAAGCTGGCCGCGGACCCGGCCACGGGCAGCCCCTATGCCGAGGACTTCCTGCGCATCAAGGAGCTGCGCGTTATCGACCGCTATACCTTTGAGGCGGTGTATGACCAGTTCTTTGCCCGGGCCGTGGCCACCTGGATGAACCCCATCCTGCCCAAGCACATTCTGGAGGGGCAGAACATCCGCAGTACGGATTTCGCCCGCAAGCCCATAGGCGCTGGGCCTTACCGGCTCACGTCGTGGGAGTCGGGCAGCCGCATGGTGCTTACGGCTTCGCCCACCTACTTTATGGGGCGGCCGCATATCAACAAGGTGGTCTACCGCATCATCCCCGATACCGCCACCATGTTTATGGAAACGCGGGCCGGACGGCTGGACGTTATGGATCTCTCGCCCCTGCAGTACCTGCGGCAGACCTCCGGCCCCGTATGGGAGCGGGAATTCCGCAAGTACCGCTATCTGGCCTCCATGTACGTCTTTCTGGGCTTTAACCTGGAGCATCCTTTTTTTAAGGATGTGCGGGTGCGCCGGGCCATCTCCCTGGCGCTGGACAGGGACGCCCTGGTCAAGGGCGTGCTGCTGGGCCAGGGCATCCCCGCTTTCGGTCCTTTCAAACCCGGCTCCTGGGCCAACCACCCCACGCTCCAGCCCGTGCGCCAGAACCTGGCCGCGGCCCGCGCTCTGCTGGCTCAGGCCGGCTTTGCCGACCGCAACCACGACGGCATTCTGGAGCGGGACGGCAAGCCGCTGGCCTTCACCATCCTCACCAACCAGGGCAACGAGCAGCGCATCCTTACGGCCACGGTCATCCAGTCGCAGCTGCGGGCCGTGGGCGTGGAGGTGCATATCCGCACGGTGGAGTGGGCCGCCTTTATCCGCGAATTTGTCAACAAGGGCCGCTTCGACGCCGTGCTTCTGGGCTGGACCATCCCGCAGGATCCGGACATCTATCAGGTCTGGCATTCTTCCCAGGCGGTGGAGGGGGGGCTCAACTTCACCCACTACCGCAATCCGGAGGTGGACAAACTGCTGGAAGAGGCGCGCTCACTGCCGGATCAGGGCCGGCGCGCCCGGCTTTACTGGCGCATCCAGGAGATTCTGGACCGGGAGCAGCCCTATTGCTTCCTTTTTGTGCCCTACGCCCTGCCTGTGGTGCAGCGCCGCTTTCAGGGCATAGAACCGGCCTTGGCCGGCATTATGTATAATTTTGAACAATGGTGGGTGCCCAAGGAGCTGCAGCGCAGCGCCCTGGAGCCCTGA
- the leuB gene encoding 3-isopropylmalate dehydrogenase, whose amino-acid sequence MNKTICLLPGDGIGPEILAQGVRVLEAVAQKYNHQFRFVTAQIGGAAIDATGEPLPEATVRACKEADAVFLAAVGGPKWDGLAPEKRPEKGLLGIRKALGLFANLRPALLLPELAGACLLRPDIAAKGLDLVVVRELTGDVYFGEPRGIETRDGLRTGFNTMVYTEEEIRRIAWVGFETARKRRHKVCSVEKSNVLETSRLWREVVMEVHRDYADVELSHLYVDNAAMQLVRDPSQFDVILTGNIFGDILSDEASVITGSLGMLPSASLGASGPGLFEPIHGSAPDIAGQDKANPLATILSVAMLLRLGFSLNDEADAVEAAVRATLAQGFRTGDIMEPGKTCLGCAAMGAKVVENL is encoded by the coding sequence ATGAACAAGACCATCTGCCTGTTGCCGGGCGACGGCATCGGCCCGGAGATCCTGGCCCAGGGCGTCAGGGTGCTGGAAGCCGTGGCCCAGAAATACAACCACCAGTTCCGCTTTGTGACAGCCCAGATCGGCGGCGCCGCCATTGACGCCACAGGCGAGCCCTTGCCCGAAGCCACAGTCCGCGCCTGCAAAGAGGCTGACGCCGTGTTCCTGGCCGCCGTGGGCGGCCCCAAGTGGGACGGACTTGCGCCGGAAAAACGGCCGGAAAAAGGCCTGCTGGGCATCCGCAAGGCCCTGGGCCTGTTCGCCAACCTGCGCCCGGCCCTGCTGCTGCCCGAGCTGGCCGGGGCCTGCCTGCTCCGCCCCGACATCGCCGCCAAAGGCCTGGACCTGGTGGTGGTGCGCGAGCTTACCGGCGACGTCTACTTCGGCGAACCGCGCGGCATAGAAACGCGCGACGGCCTGCGCACGGGCTTCAACACCATGGTCTATACTGAGGAAGAAATCCGCCGCATTGCCTGGGTGGGCTTTGAAACGGCCCGCAAGCGCCGCCACAAGGTCTGCTCCGTGGAAAAAAGCAACGTGCTGGAAACCTCCCGCCTGTGGCGGGAAGTGGTCATGGAAGTGCACCGCGACTACGCCGACGTGGAGCTGAGCCACCTGTACGTGGATAACGCCGCCATGCAGCTGGTGCGTGATCCCTCCCAGTTCGACGTCATCCTCACCGGCAACATCTTCGGCGACATCCTTTCGGACGAAGCCTCTGTCATTACCGGCTCTCTGGGCATGCTGCCCTCGGCTTCGCTGGGGGCCTCCGGCCCCGGACTGTTTGAACCCATCCACGGCTCCGCCCCGGACATCGCCGGACAGGACAAGGCCAACCCCCTGGCCACCATCCTTTCCGTCGCCATGCTTCTGCGCCTGGGCTTCAGCCTCAACGACGAGGCCGATGCCGTGGAAGCGGCCGTGCGCGCCACCCTGGCCCAGGGCTTCCGCACCGGCGACATCATGGAACCGGGCAAAACCTGCCTGGGCTGCGCCGCTATGGGCGCGAAGGTTGTGGAAAACCTGTAG
- a CDS encoding RelA/SpoT family protein, whose product MIRIQEILDKVAANNHNADLELIQKAYVFAATAHAGQTRLSGEPYLSHPLAVADTLAQMGFDEPTVAAGLLHDTVEDTKATIEEIEENFGEEVADIVDGVTKISKITFENKEEAQAENIRKMILAMSHDMRVLMVKLADRLHNMRTLDFQKAYKQKRIAQETMDIYAPLANRLGLYIMKRDLEDLSFKYLRPDIYNQIDHWLDNHQVVEKQIIEKVVALIKDLLATNAIEGQVYGRIKHKYSIYKKMQSQSLTLDEMHDIMAFRVLVKDIRDCYAVLGLVHSQWRPVHGRFKDYISMPKANGYQSLHTTVIGPDGERIEIQIRTEEMHRQAEHGVAAHWLYKEKGRVNSKDLEQFAWLREIFERQREESDSREFMHSLKMDLFKDEVYVYTPAGDVKELPEGATPLDFAFMIHSNVGQHCTGAKINGRLMPLGTELKNGDVVEIVTDPSRNPNRDWLKIVKTARARSRIQRYLRTEERSHAVTLGRELLEKEGRKVSLNVGKAAKEGQLALVAQEMNFDSVDDLVAAVGYAHLTPRKVLNRLYAVIHPEEPAAAEPAPPSVKESKEAAARKTEGVGISGVDGVLMRFAKCCNPVPGDPIIGYISRGLGISVHRADCPNVANMEPERLISVHWDGMEEKPYEAGIFIIAKNEQGVLATVAQTMAKNNVNITGLNMDNQVDGRAKLRFTVEVRDATQLYQLIEAIRALPAILEVVRDAEDA is encoded by the coding sequence ATGATCCGTATTCAGGAAATTCTCGACAAGGTGGCGGCCAACAACCACAATGCCGATCTGGAGCTCATTCAGAAGGCCTACGTTTTTGCCGCCACAGCCCATGCGGGGCAAACCCGCCTTTCGGGCGAGCCGTACCTCTCCCACCCCCTGGCCGTGGCCGATACCCTGGCCCAGATGGGCTTTGACGAGCCCACCGTGGCCGCCGGGCTGCTGCACGACACGGTAGAGGACACCAAGGCCACCATTGAGGAAATAGAGGAGAACTTTGGCGAAGAAGTGGCCGACATTGTGGACGGCGTTACCAAAATCAGCAAAATTACCTTTGAAAATAAGGAAGAAGCCCAGGCGGAAAACATCCGCAAGATGATCCTGGCCATGAGCCACGACATGCGCGTGCTCATGGTCAAGCTGGCCGACCGCCTGCACAACATGCGCACGCTGGATTTTCAGAAAGCCTACAAGCAGAAGCGCATCGCTCAGGAAACCATGGATATCTACGCCCCGCTGGCCAACCGGCTGGGCCTCTATATCATGAAGCGCGACCTGGAGGATCTGAGCTTCAAATACCTGCGGCCGGACATTTACAATCAGATCGACCACTGGCTGGACAACCACCAGGTGGTGGAAAAACAGATCATTGAAAAGGTCGTGGCCCTGATCAAGGATCTGCTGGCGACCAACGCCATTGAAGGGCAGGTCTACGGGCGCATCAAGCACAAGTACAGCATCTACAAAAAAATGCAGTCCCAGTCCCTGACCCTGGACGAAATGCACGACATCATGGCCTTCCGCGTGCTGGTCAAGGACATCAGAGATTGCTACGCCGTGCTGGGGCTGGTGCATTCCCAGTGGCGGCCCGTGCACGGGCGTTTCAAAGACTATATTTCCATGCCCAAGGCCAACGGCTACCAGAGCCTGCACACCACGGTCATCGGGCCGGACGGCGAGCGCATCGAAATCCAGATCCGTACGGAGGAGATGCACCGCCAGGCCGAGCACGGCGTGGCCGCCCACTGGCTGTACAAAGAGAAAGGCCGCGTCAACAGCAAGGATTTGGAGCAGTTCGCCTGGCTGCGCGAGATTTTTGAGCGCCAGCGCGAGGAGAGCGACTCCCGCGAGTTCATGCACTCCCTCAAGATGGACCTCTTCAAGGACGAGGTTTACGTCTACACCCCGGCCGGCGACGTGAAGGAGCTGCCCGAAGGGGCCACTCCCCTGGATTTTGCCTTCATGATCCACAGCAATGTGGGCCAGCACTGCACCGGGGCCAAGATCAACGGGCGGCTCATGCCCCTGGGCACGGAGCTCAAAAACGGCGACGTGGTGGAAATCGTCACCGATCCTTCGCGCAATCCCAACCGGGATTGGCTCAAGATTGTCAAAACAGCCCGGGCCCGCAGCCGCATCCAGCGCTACCTGCGCACTGAGGAACGCAGCCACGCCGTGACTCTGGGCCGCGAACTCCTGGAAAAGGAAGGGCGCAAGGTCAGCCTTAACGTGGGCAAGGCCGCCAAGGAAGGCCAGCTCGCCCTGGTGGCGCAGGAGATGAATTTCGACAGCGTGGACGACCTAGTGGCCGCCGTGGGCTACGCCCACCTGACGCCGCGCAAGGTGCTCAACCGCCTCTACGCCGTTATCCACCCCGAAGAGCCTGCAGCGGCCGAGCCCGCGCCGCCTTCAGTCAAGGAAAGCAAGGAGGCCGCCGCCCGCAAAACCGAAGGCGTGGGCATTTCCGGCGTGGACGGCGTGCTCATGCGCTTTGCCAAATGCTGCAATCCCGTGCCCGGCGACCCCATCATCGGCTACATCAGCCGGGGCCTGGGCATCAGCGTGCACCGGGCGGATTGCCCCAATGTGGCCAATATGGAGCCGGAACGCCTCATTTCCGTCCACTGGGACGGCATGGAAGAAAAGCCTTACGAGGCCGGCATCTTTATTATTGCCAAGAACGAGCAGGGCGTGCTGGCCACCGTGGCCCAGACCATGGCCAAAAACAACGTGAACATCACTGGCCTGAACATGGATAACCAGGTGGACGGCCGGGCCAAGCTGCGCTTTACCGTTGAAGTGCGCGACGCCACCCAGCTCTATCAGCTTATTGAAGCCATCCGCGCCCTGCCCGCCATCCTGGAAGTGGTGCGCGACGCCGAAGACGCCTGA
- a CDS encoding DEAD/DEAH box helicase gives MSRSEQSVVREMCQTFLHDSVPEYIRDAAYYILSEGEVQKINIQEGETWDVQGVIQGGDLQVYTPSLSFTITDRSTRHQCNCSDAFTGICRHVAALALRLMEELRKEQGDPEDTPPPSTDWKQSFRNFFSTDMEPEPGRHYLIFRFEPEQGRLLVSFFRGRQNKSGLSSVHNEITLEQIIQNPEWCEFSPQLPHVARQIGQHLDYYGHRVEIPQGLTSWFFWSVRKEYYLLWKDTDMPCRIESTPFSLKLKPILDDTGFHFDVLLKREGRPPLPIRAGRATGNERGGSQPESTAPEDAPITFHGQMPLWVCYQHNFYPVQTGLYPSLVRNLIYERPVVPHEEISEFLDRVWTRLPASELYEPQQFLKLMEPVFQPATYNPKLFLDEEGSLLTLEIDNVYETRHGEFTLNGPNPDFQTGSYGYGGQTYLVRRHQEEEAQLMTELTGMGFQARSNKLWFLEPEEAIAFLLDSYPKLVENYRVYGEKALSRYKVRTAMSNITAQVTSNEKEKWFSLDITVDYEGQSLPLEKIWKAWARGKRYVQLKDGSYTSLPEAWLEKLAHKLTALGLDPSKPPQQKFKQFEAPVLDSLLEDLPGAATDSFWNNLREKIRSFREVRPIAPPKGLNASLRAYQAQGLSYLNFLSEYGFGGILADEMGLGKTVQTLAFIQYMVERRYEGPNLIVVPTSVLPNWEREAQKFVPELKRLTIYGTRREGMFKHIAGSDLIITTYALLRRDLEEMEKYEFNTVILDEAQNIKNPNTITARAVRRINARMRLCLSGTPIENNLFELWSLFEFLMPGFLGSQHAFQRGIVKPIKDGDAETLDYLRTRVRPFILRRTKAEVAKDLPPKVESVTCCALEDAQAELYAALARKLRAQVLADVDEKGLAKSQMSILDALLKLRQICCHPRLLKLDLPGFSNNLPSGKFDAFKDMIMEIVEGGHKVLVFSQFVQMLHIIRQWLEFSQVPFCYLDGASKDRFDQVDRFNNSPDIPIFLISLKAGGTGLNLTSADYVIHYDPWWNPAVESQATDRTHRIGQTRQVFSYKLICQNTVEEKILKLQEAKRGVAEAIIPGQDAWKSLTREDLEMLFEV, from the coding sequence ATGAGCCGATCAGAACAGAGCGTCGTTCGCGAAATGTGCCAGACCTTTCTGCACGACAGCGTGCCGGAGTACATCCGCGACGCAGCCTACTATATCCTCTCCGAGGGAGAGGTGCAAAAAATAAATATCCAGGAAGGCGAAACCTGGGACGTACAGGGCGTCATCCAGGGGGGCGACCTGCAGGTCTACACGCCGAGCCTGAGCTTCACCATCACCGACCGCAGCACGCGGCACCAGTGCAACTGCTCCGACGCCTTTACGGGCATCTGCCGTCATGTGGCGGCCCTGGCCCTGCGCCTGATGGAAGAGCTGCGCAAGGAACAGGGCGACCCGGAGGATACCCCGCCCCCCAGCACGGATTGGAAGCAGAGCTTCCGCAACTTTTTCTCCACTGATATGGAGCCGGAGCCCGGCCGCCACTATCTCATTTTTCGCTTTGAACCGGAACAGGGGCGGCTGCTGGTCTCCTTCTTCCGCGGGCGGCAGAACAAATCCGGCCTCTCCAGCGTGCACAACGAAATAACGCTGGAGCAGATCATCCAGAACCCCGAATGGTGCGAATTTTCGCCCCAATTGCCCCATGTGGCCCGACAGATCGGCCAGCACCTCGATTATTACGGCCATCGGGTGGAGATCCCCCAGGGGCTCACCTCCTGGTTTTTCTGGTCCGTGCGCAAAGAATACTACCTGCTGTGGAAAGATACGGACATGCCCTGCCGCATTGAGAGCACGCCCTTCTCCCTCAAGCTCAAGCCCATCCTGGACGACACGGGCTTCCACTTTGACGTGCTGCTCAAGCGGGAGGGCCGCCCCCCCCTGCCCATCCGGGCGGGACGCGCCACCGGCAACGAGCGCGGGGGCAGCCAGCCTGAAAGCACCGCCCCTGAAGACGCGCCCATCACCTTCCACGGACAGATGCCCCTTTGGGTCTGTTATCAGCACAATTTCTACCCGGTGCAGACGGGCCTCTACCCCTCCCTGGTGCGCAACCTCATCTATGAACGCCCCGTGGTGCCCCACGAAGAGATTTCGGAATTTCTGGACCGGGTCTGGACCCGCCTGCCCGCCTCGGAGCTCTACGAGCCGCAGCAGTTCCTCAAGCTCATGGAGCCGGTCTTCCAGCCCGCCACCTACAACCCCAAGCTCTTCCTGGACGAAGAAGGCAGCCTGCTGACCCTGGAAATCGACAACGTTTACGAAACCCGCCACGGCGAATTCACCCTCAACGGGCCCAACCCCGACTTCCAGACCGGCAGCTACGGCTACGGGGGGCAGACCTACCTGGTGCGCCGCCATCAGGAGGAGGAAGCGCAGCTCATGACCGAGCTTACGGGCATGGGCTTTCAGGCCCGCTCCAACAAGCTCTGGTTTCTGGAGCCGGAAGAGGCCATCGCCTTCCTGCTGGATTCCTACCCCAAACTGGTGGAAAACTACCGCGTCTACGGCGAAAAAGCCCTCTCCCGCTACAAGGTGCGCACGGCCATGTCCAACATCACGGCCCAGGTCACCAGCAACGAGAAGGAAAAGTGGTTCTCCCTGGACATTACTGTGGATTACGAGGGCCAGTCCCTGCCCCTGGAAAAAATCTGGAAGGCCTGGGCGCGCGGCAAACGCTATGTGCAGCTCAAGGACGGCTCCTACACCAGCCTGCCGGAAGCCTGGCTGGAAAAGCTGGCCCACAAGCTCACTGCCCTGGGCCTGGACCCCAGCAAACCGCCGCAGCAGAAGTTCAAACAGTTCGAGGCCCCGGTGCTGGACAGCCTGCTGGAAGACCTGCCCGGCGCGGCCACAGATTCCTTCTGGAACAACCTGCGCGAGAAGATCCGCTCTTTCCGCGAGGTGCGGCCCATTGCCCCGCCCAAGGGGCTCAACGCCAGCCTGCGCGCCTATCAGGCGCAGGGTCTCTCCTACCTCAACTTTCTGTCGGAATACGGCTTCGGCGGCATTCTGGCCGACGAAATGGGCCTGGGCAAAACCGTGCAGACCCTGGCCTTCATCCAGTATATGGTGGAACGCCGCTACGAGGGCCCCAACCTCATTGTGGTGCCAACCTCCGTCCTGCCCAACTGGGAGCGCGAGGCGCAAAAATTCGTGCCTGAGCTCAAGCGCCTGACCATCTACGGCACCAGGCGCGAAGGTATGTTCAAGCATATCGCGGGCTCGGACCTGATCATCACCACCTACGCCCTGCTGCGGCGCGACCTGGAGGAGATGGAAAAATACGAGTTCAACACCGTCATCCTGGACGAAGCCCAGAACATCAAAAACCCCAATACCATCACGGCCCGCGCCGTGCGCCGCATCAACGCCCGCATGCGCCTCTGCCTTTCGGGCACGCCCATTGAGAACAACCTCTTTGAGCTCTGGTCCCTGTTTGAGTTTCTTATGCCCGGCTTTCTCGGCTCGCAGCACGCCTTCCAGCGCGGCATCGTCAAGCCCATCAAGGATGGCGACGCCGAAACCCTGGACTATCTGCGCACCCGCGTGCGGCCTTTCATCCTGCGCCGTACCAAGGCCGAGGTGGCCAAAGATCTGCCGCCCAAGGTGGAAAGCGTCACCTGCTGCGCCCTGGAGGACGCCCAGGCCGAGCTGTATGCCGCCCTGGCCCGCAAGCTGCGCGCCCAGGTGCTGGCCGATGTGGACGAAAAAGGCCTGGCCAAAAGCCAGATGTCCATTCTGGACGCCCTGCTCAAGCTGCGCCAGATCTGCTGCCACCCGCGCCTGCTCAAGCTGGACCTGCCCGGCTTCTCCAACAACCTGCCTTCGGGCAAGTTCGACGCCTTCAAGGATATGATCATGGAGATCGTGGAGGGCGGGCACAAAGTGCTGGTCTTCTCGCAGTTTGTGCAGATGCTGCACATCATCCGGCAGTGGCTGGAGTTCTCTCAGGTGCCCTTCTGCTATCTGGACGGGGCCAGCAAGGACCGCTTCGACCAGGTGGACCGCTTCAACAACAGCCCGGATATTCCCATCTTCCTCATCTCGCTCAAGGCGGGCGGCACGGGCCTCAACCTCACCTCGGCAGACTACGTCATCCACTACGACCCCTGGTGGAACCCGGCGGTGGAAAGCCAGGCCACGGACCGCACCCACCGCATCGGCCAGACCCGGCAGGTCTTCTCTTACAAGCTCATCTGCCAGAACACGGTGGAGGAAAAAATCCTCAAGCTGCAGGAGGCCAAACGCGGCGTGGCCGAGGCCATCATCCCCGGCCAGGACGCCTGGAAATCCCTGACCCGCGAGGATCTGGAAATGCTCTTCGAGGTTTAG
- the dut gene encoding dUTP diphosphatase → MYVPAPATCLAPATAQAVGLDLRACLEADEAVVQPGARLLTPTGLSVQPRDANVAGFIYSRSGLGARDGLTVAQGVGVIDPDYTGEILVYLLNTSEKPLRVRRGDRVAQLIFQPVARPCWREVPSLAPTARGAGGFGHTGR, encoded by the coding sequence ATGTACGTTCCCGCACCCGCAACCTGCCTTGCGCCGGCCACGGCCCAGGCCGTGGGCCTGGACCTGCGCGCCTGCCTGGAGGCGGACGAGGCCGTGGTGCAGCCCGGCGCGCGCCTTCTGACGCCCACGGGCCTGAGCGTGCAGCCGCGCGACGCCAACGTGGCGGGCTTTATCTATTCCCGCAGCGGCCTCGGCGCGCGCGACGGCCTCACCGTGGCCCAGGGCGTGGGCGTCATCGACCCGGACTATACCGGGGAAATCCTGGTCTACCTCCTGAACACGTCAGAAAAGCCGCTGCGCGTCCGACGCGGCGACCGCGTGGCCCAACTCATTTTTCAGCCCGTGGCGCGCCCCTGCTGGCGCGAAGTCCCGTCCCTGGCCCCCACGGCCCGGGGCGCGGGCGGCTTCGGGCACACAGGCCGCTGA